One segment of bacterium DNA contains the following:
- a CDS encoding phosphoglycerate kinase, which yields MELQTIEDKNYKNKRVFLRVDFNVPVENGKIIDDTRIKSALPTIEYLLKQGASLIISSHLGRPKGKVVPEMSLGIVAKRLSELTNREVKFVPDCVGTEVKKASESLKPGDILLLENLRFHKEEEEGSDDFAKELASLADSYVNDAFGTCHRKHASVYGITKFFKDIAAGYLIEKETSSLSKLLEKPEKPFLLILGGAKVADKIGIIKNLLDKIDTLITGGVMAYTFIKAKNWEIGNSKVENDAIPLAKEIIKEVNKRHLEFHTPLDHIIADKIAPDAHYFATERGTVPPNWIGVDIGPQAIEEYTDCIKRAKTIFWNGPMGIYEIEEFAKGTVEIAKAIGQQEGIFSVIGGGDSAAAVNKAGVVDKISHVCTGGGASLEFLEKGTLPGIEVLKK from the coding sequence ATGGAACTTCAGACAATTGAAGATAAGAATTATAAAAATAAACGAGTATTCTTAAGGGTTGACTTTAATGTTCCTGTAGAGAATGGAAAAATTATAGATGATACAAGAATAAAATCAGCACTACCAACAATAGAATATCTTTTAAAACAGGGGGCTTCTCTTATCATCTCTTCCCATCTCGGTAGACCAAAAGGTAAAGTGGTTCCTGAAATGAGTTTAGGAATAGTAGCAAAAAGATTGAGTGAGTTAACAAACAGGGAAGTAAAATTTGTTCCTGACTGTGTTGGTACTGAAGTTAAAAAGGCAAGTGAATCCCTTAAACCAGGAGACATCCTACTTCTTGAAAATTTGAGGTTCCATAAAGAGGAAGAAGAAGGAAGTGATGATTTTGCTAAAGAACTTGCTTCTCTGGCGGACTCTTATGTAAATGATGCATTTGGAACATGCCATAGAAAACATGCCTCTGTCTATGGAATAACCAAATTTTTTAAAGATATAGCGGCAGGTTATCTTATAGAAAAAGAAACATCATCTCTTTCAAAACTTCTGGAAAAACCAGAGAAACCATTTCTTTTAATTCTCGGAGGGGCTAAGGTTGCAGATAAAATAGGAATAATAAAAAATCTCCTTGATAAAATAGATACTCTTATCACAGGTGGGGTTATGGCTTATACCTTCATAAAAGCCAAAAACTGGGAAATAGGTAACTCAAAAGTAGAAAATGATGCCATTCCTCTCGCAAAAGAAATTATTAAAGAGGTTAATAAGCGGCATCTGGAATTTCATACCCCACTGGACCATATCATTGCTGATAAAATAGCACCGGATGCACACTATTTTGCTACGGAAAGAGGAACAGTACCCCCAAACTGGATAGGAGTAGATATTGGACCTCAGGCAATTGAGGAATATACCGACTGTATCAAAAGAGCAAAGACAATTTTCTGGAATGGTCCTATGGGTATATATGAAATAGAGGAATTTGCAAAAGGGACTGTAGAGATAGCAAAAGCAATAGGTCAGCAGGAAGGTATCTTCTCGGTAATAGGTGGCGGAGATTCTGCTGCTGCTGTAAATAAAGCAGGTGTTGTAGATAAGATATCTCACGTTTGTACAGGAGGCGGAGCTTCTCTTGAATTCCTTGAAAAAGGAACTTTACCAGGTATAGAAGTTTTGAAAAAATAA
- the tpiA gene encoding triose-phosphate isomerase, producing the protein MKKNLVAGNWKMYKTPQESISFAKNLKEGIKTYNDRDILICPPFTSLFPVYDVLRGTPIKLGAQNVYFEEEGAFTGEISTRMLKESGVSYVICGHSERRNIFMETDEVINKKIKKTISDGMTAILCIGEKLEERENGETFNIIKKQIYGCLNGINHIENIVIAYEPVWAIGTGKNATPEQAEEVHFFIRELIEKSFGKESAEKILILYGGSVKPENIDSLMAQKDIDGVLVGGASLKIESFLRIIDYNTSKI; encoded by the coding sequence ATGAAAAAGAATCTGGTAGCAGGAAACTGGAAGATGTATAAAACACCTCAGGAGTCAATCTCTTTTGCAAAAAATTTAAAAGAAGGTATTAAAACATATAATGATAGAGATATTTTAATATGTCCTCCGTTTACATCTCTTTTCCCAGTTTATGATGTATTAAGAGGAACTCCAATAAAATTGGGAGCACAGAATGTATATTTTGAGGAAGAAGGAGCATTTACAGGAGAAATATCCACTCGTATGCTAAAAGAATCAGGAGTATCTTATGTCATATGTGGACATTCAGAAAGAAGGAATATATTTATGGAGACAGATGAAGTGATAAATAAAAAAATTAAAAAAACTATCTCTGATGGTATGACAGCCATTCTATGTATAGGAGAGAAGTTAGAAGAAAGAGAGAATGGAGAGACATTTAATATAATTAAAAAACAGATTTATGGCTGTCTTAATGGAATTAACCACATAGAAAATATTGTAATTGCCTATGAACCTGTCTGGGCTATAGGAACAGGGAAAAATGCAACTCCAGAGCAAGCAGAAGAAGTGCATTTTTTCATAAGGGAATTAATTGAAAAATCTTTTGGAAAAGAATCGGCTGAAAAAATACTTATACTTTATGGAGGAAGTGTTAAACCAGAAAACATAGATTCGTTAATGGCTCAAAAAGATATTGATGGCGTTCTTGTCGGTGGTGCCAGTTTGAAGATAGAATCGTTCTTAAGAATAATTGACTATAATACGTCAAAAATATAG
- the secG gene encoding preprotein translocase subunit SecG: MYMFLLIFHIIVSLLLIGVVLLQSGKGASLSNIFGGGGMETVFGAETSAILNRITSILAIIFIINSILLATIPGKLTTKSILKQELQKEQTLPLPVSPDSSPK; encoded by the coding sequence ATGTATATGTTTCTACTTATTTTTCACATTATTGTTTCGCTCCTTCTTATAGGAGTGGTTCTTTTACAGTCAGGTAAGGGAGCTTCGCTTTCAAACATATTCGGTGGAGGAGGTATGGAGACCGTTTTTGGTGCAGAAACATCTGCTATATTAAACAGAATTACATCTATTCTTGCAATTATATTCATAATCAACTCAATTCTTCTTGCTACTATTCCCGGAAAGTTAACTACTAAAAGTATTCTAAAGCAAGAACTACAAAAAGAACAAACCCTTCCATTGCCAGTGTCTCCTGATTCTTCTCCAAAGTAA
- a CDS encoding serine/threonine protein phosphatase — MDKIIELPQEGKVVFLGDTHGDYKTTKMVINSFINKKNYYIVMLGDYVDRGEDSKTNIDFLLTIREKYPNLIMLAGNHEMFFLRECSPSNFWDSISKEESEYYKDIFLKLPLAISGNGFLALHGALPDIEKIEDIENIQPGDENWIKVIWGDFRDKPGEYLGNFLGRPKYGKDYFLKVMDRLGKNVLIRGHDPLVPERIFDNRCLTLFTSSSYGNRKIAIVDLQQEVKNIDDIEIIPLDPSDIEL, encoded by the coding sequence ATGGATAAGATAATAGAACTTCCTCAAGAAGGAAAAGTGGTCTTTTTAGGTGATACTCATGGGGACTACAAAACTACAAAAATGGTAATAAATAGTTTTATTAATAAAAAAAATTATTATATTGTTATGCTCGGTGATTATGTTGACAGGGGAGAGGACTCAAAAACCAATATAGATTTTTTACTTACAATACGTGAAAAATATCCGAATCTTATAATGTTGGCAGGTAATCATGAAATGTTTTTCTTAAGAGAATGTAGTCCTTCAAATTTCTGGGATTCTATTTCAAAAGAGGAATCTGAGTATTACAAAGATATTTTCTTAAAACTACCTCTTGCTATATCAGGAAACGGTTTTCTTGCACTTCATGGAGCCCTTCCTGATATAGAAAAGATAGAAGATATTGAAAATATACAGCCAGGTGATGAAAACTGGATAAAAGTTATATGGGGGGATTTTAGAGATAAACCAGGAGAATATTTAGGAAACTTCTTAGGAAGACCTAAATATGGAAAGGACTATTTTCTAAAAGTAATGGACAGGTTAGGTAAAAATGTTCTTATCCGTGGACATGACCCACTTGTCCCTGAAAGGATATTTGACAATAGATGTTTAACACTTTTTACATCATCTTCTTATGGAAATAGGAAAATAGCTATAGTTGACTTACAACAAGAAGTTAAAAATATAGATGATATTGAGATAATTCCTCTGGACCCTTCTGATATTGAGTTATAA
- a CDS encoding serine/threonine protein kinase, translated as MRRQDFGGYRIEEIIGGGMYTKVYRAHSTLARSVYGDTVAIKILYLKGSFRERAKLINQFEREAEIAIGLDHPNIVKVYNFGKYHNQYAIIMEYINGTNLKEILYQRNKFPLNILVRILYEAGQGLAHIHKNNIVHKDVKPDNILVSEDLSVVKITDFGIAKLPGKLWQKDIFPKGGTVTKYGTISYVAPEQVQGNANFCSDIYSFGITIDEVITAKVEVPDEMEKNQEDYFRRIDIRSYRKNTGKQMILCEDLNIPEELKEIIKKATKQEPFLRYQLMDELLDELKKFL; from the coding sequence ATGAGAAGACAGGACTTCGGTGGATATAGAATAGAAGAAATTATAGGTGGTGGAATGTACACTAAAGTATACAGGGCACATTCCACTCTCGCCAGGTCTGTTTACGGAGATACAGTAGCAATAAAAATTCTTTACTTGAAAGGTAGTTTTCGTGAACGTGCAAAACTTATAAATCAATTTGAGAGAGAGGCAGAGATAGCAATAGGATTAGACCATCCTAACATTGTTAAGGTCTATAATTTCGGTAAATATCATAATCAATATGCAATAATCATGGAGTATATAAACGGAACAAATCTTAAGGAAATACTGTACCAGAGAAATAAATTTCCTCTGAATATTCTTGTCAGAATACTCTATGAAGCAGGACAGGGACTTGCTCACATACATAAAAACAATATTGTTCATAAAGATGTAAAACCGGATAATATACTTGTTTCAGAAGACCTGTCTGTTGTTAAAATAACTGATTTTGGAATAGCAAAACTTCCTGGGAAGTTATGGCAGAAAGATATATTTCCTAAAGGTGGAACTGTTACAAAATATGGGACTATATCCTATGTTGCTCCTGAACAAGTACAGGGAAATGCCAATTTTTGCTCTGATATATATAGTTTCGGTATTACTATTGATGAAGTAATTACAGCGAAGGTTGAAGTCCCTGATGAAATGGAGAAAAATCAAGAGGACTATTTCAGAAGGATCGATATAAGAAGTTATAGAAAAAACACAGGAAAACAGATGATTTTATGTGAGGACTTAAATATACCTGAGGAATTGAAGGAAATTATAAAAAAGGCAACAAAACAGGAACCATTTTTAAGATACCAATTAATGGATGAGTTACTTGATGAGTTAAAAAAATTTTTATAA
- a CDS encoding ABC transporter substrate-binding protein, with protein sequence MKKCIIFLFIIFLTGCHTTPYIRKSGKDTLVLSTSSDPKSFNPIIAKETSTTTITQFIFEGLIAIDGITLEVKPALAKKWEVDSTGKIWRFFLREDVKWNDGHPFTADDVVFTYNNLIYNSEIPTSSRDILSIDGKAFKVRKVDRYVVEFILPEKFAPFLQLMTQEILPAHKIAPFIEKKIFTSWWGVDEKTENIVGTGPFKIMEYRPAEWIILEKNPYYWKKDAKGEKLPYLQRIVFLIISDANMSLLKFKTGEIDIVSVRGQDYPLLEPLQKEQNFTIYKIGPSLGSEFITLNQNEKSPLPGYKKEWFRNKNFRQAIAYAIDKDNIIKNVYGGFATPQDGPLNISCGFFYNPYVNKYPYDIKKAEQILKREGFTKHNGVLFDKHNHPVEFTILTNSNNYERIQIASIVQDDLKKLGMKVNLLPVEFNTLVTKISVTKDWEAVIIGLTGGIEPHGGKNVWHSKGQLHLWNLNADRNDLTEWERKIDVIFEEGAKELRLFKRKALYDKWQIIVSEELPLIYTVNPTVMTAVRNRFENLKPSVYGGVLHNIEEIKTILDNTQ encoded by the coding sequence ATGAAAAAGTGCATAATATTTCTATTTATCATCTTTCTCACAGGATGTCATACTACTCCTTATATTAGAAAATCAGGTAAGGATACACTTGTACTTTCTACCTCTTCTGACCCTAAGTCATTTAATCCTATTATAGCAAAAGAAACCAGCACAACCACTATAACTCAATTTATTTTTGAAGGACTGATAGCCATTGATGGAATTACTCTTGAGGTTAAGCCAGCACTTGCTAAGAAATGGGAAGTTGATAGCACAGGAAAGATATGGAGATTCTTCCTGCGAGAAGATGTAAAATGGAATGATGGACATCCTTTTACAGCAGATGATGTTGTATTTACATATAATAACCTTATATACAACTCAGAGATTCCCACAAGCAGTAGAGATATTCTGAGTATAGATGGTAAAGCATTTAAGGTAAGAAAAGTTGATAGATATGTTGTAGAATTTATACTTCCTGAAAAATTTGCTCCTTTTCTACAACTTATGACTCAGGAGATACTTCCTGCACATAAAATTGCTCCTTTTATTGAAAAAAAGATATTTACCAGTTGGTGGGGAGTAGATGAAAAAACAGAAAATATCGTAGGTACAGGACCTTTCAAAATTATGGAATATAGACCCGCTGAATGGATAATCCTTGAAAAAAATCCTTATTACTGGAAAAAAGATGCAAAAGGTGAAAAACTACCATATCTCCAGAGAATTGTATTTCTCATCATATCCGATGCGAATATGTCTTTACTTAAATTTAAAACAGGAGAGATAGATATTGTTTCAGTAAGGGGACAGGACTATCCTTTATTGGAACCATTACAGAAAGAACAGAACTTTACTATATATAAAATCGGTCCTTCTCTCGGTTCAGAATTTATTACCTTAAATCAGAATGAAAAATCACCCTTACCCGGTTATAAAAAGGAATGGTTTAGGAATAAAAACTTCCGTCAGGCAATTGCATATGCTATTGATAAAGATAATATAATAAAGAATGTCTATGGTGGATTTGCAACACCACAGGATGGACCTCTTAATATCTCCTGCGGTTTTTTTTATAACCCTTATGTTAATAAGTATCCATATGATATAAAAAAAGCAGAACAGATATTGAAAAGAGAAGGATTTACAAAACATAATGGAGTCCTTTTTGATAAGCATAACCATCCTGTTGAATTTACAATTCTTACAAACAGTAATAATTATGAAAGAATACAGATTGCTAGTATAGTCCAGGATGACCTTAAAAAATTAGGTATGAAGGTAAATCTTCTTCCTGTAGAGTTCAATACACTGGTAACAAAAATCAGTGTTACAAAGGACTGGGAAGCAGTTATAATAGGACTTACAGGAGGGATAGAACCCCATGGAGGTAAAAATGTATGGCATTCAAAGGGACAATTACACCTATGGAATTTAAATGCAGATAGAAATGACCTTACTGAATGGGAGAGGAAAATTGATGTTATTTTTGAAGAAGGAGCAAAAGAGTTAAGATTATTTAAGAGAAAAGCGTTGTATGATAAATGGCAAATTATTGTTTCTGAAGAATTACCATTGATATATACAGTAAATCCAACAGTGATGACTGCAGTAAGAAATAGATTTGAAAATCTTAAACCCAGTGTATATGGTGGTGTATTACATAACATAGAAGAAATAAAGACCATACTGGATAATACACAGTGA
- a CDS encoding TIGR03936 family radical SAM-associated protein encodes MYRLRVFYRKEGMGRFISEKNLHRNIERILRRMELPLKFTEGFSPHPKISFGSPLPVGITGVNERFDVFLVKSIDTASFLENSKDFLPEGIIFTATEWIDITAPSITSMETSAIYTIETSKDIDIEYFNNTGKVLEYTDKKIVVLFKINKLSHKKLIELLVNGNIISITREIL; translated from the coding sequence ATGTATCGTCTAAGGGTATTTTACCGGAAAGAAGGTATGGGAAGGTTTATTTCTGAAAAAAATCTTCATAGAAATATTGAACGTATATTAAGAAGAATGGAACTGCCATTGAAATTTACGGAAGGATTTAGTCCTCATCCTAAGATAAGTTTTGGCTCTCCTTTACCTGTAGGAATTACAGGAGTTAATGAGCGATTTGATGTCTTCCTCGTAAAATCTATAGACACTGCCTCATTTCTGGAAAATAGTAAAGATTTTTTACCGGAAGGTATAATCTTCACTGCTACAGAATGGATAGATATTACGGCTCCTTCAATAACTTCTATGGAAACATCTGCTATATATACTATTGAAACATCTAAAGACATTGATATTGAATATTTCAATAATACAGGAAAAGTCCTTGAATACACAGATAAAAAGATAGTTGTTTTGTTCAAAATAAATAAATTAAGCCATAAAAAACTAATAGAATTATTAGTCAATGGGAATATAATAAGTATAACAAGAGAGATATTATAG
- a CDS encoding Rne/Rng family ribonuclease — protein sequence MKGNYRLLINNEGFLTRVALMSDNHVEYLFINRPDILSVGNIYKGKVERVVTGLNAAFVNIGEFKNGFLPFEKEEMIYQPYEVEEQALQSIKKPFRTGDDVIVQVTRPGTAEKGVKLTTKISIPGRFLILIPDSNIRTISKKITDRKERERLLTIFNRRITGNMGFIIRTASEGISERYIVREIKILLLTWNRIKRYARVKRAPTLLWQELPLYINVIRDYVTPEFKEIIVDDEKTYREVKRYVNLFIPDIYRKITLHKDVSYPLFMKYGIEKKIEGFLSDRISLPSGGSLIIEECETLTAIDVNTGSSEKKTFKETVFTTNMEAAEEIPRQIRGRNLAGLIVVDFIDMKDSKERSKVFKTLNENLEIDKAKTSILSISKLGVVEMSREKTDFKLSDILMDVCDKCNGKGYIKNLYYSALKFKNEVMAQIMKKPDKKISVDVSEKLYDFIYNHRPLYEILRRYNITCRESSVLRNYEFKINV from the coding sequence GTGAAAGGGAATTACAGGTTATTAATAAATAACGAAGGTTTTTTAACCCGTGTAGCATTGATGAGTGATAACCATGTGGAATATCTCTTTATAAACAGACCTGATATATTGTCCGTTGGGAATATATATAAAGGTAAAGTAGAACGGGTTGTAACTGGACTTAATGCAGCATTTGTCAATATCGGAGAGTTTAAGAATGGCTTTCTTCCTTTTGAAAAGGAAGAGATGATATACCAGCCATATGAAGTTGAAGAACAGGCACTCCAGAGTATAAAAAAACCATTCAGGACAGGAGATGATGTTATTGTCCAGGTCACAAGACCAGGCACAGCAGAAAAAGGTGTAAAACTAACAACAAAAATATCTATACCGGGAAGATTTCTTATACTTATACCTGATTCAAATATCAGAACCATTTCCAAAAAGATAACTGATAGGAAAGAAAGGGAACGACTTTTAACTATTTTCAATAGAAGAATTACAGGAAATATGGGATTTATTATAAGAACTGCTTCCGAGGGTATCTCTGAAAGATATATTGTAAGAGAGATAAAAATTTTACTTTTAACCTGGAATAGAATAAAAAGATACGCACGTGTAAAGAGAGCACCTACCTTATTATGGCAGGAACTTCCACTATATATAAATGTTATAAGAGATTATGTCACACCTGAATTTAAAGAGATTATAGTGGATGATGAAAAAACATATAGAGAGGTAAAGAGATATGTAAATCTATTTATTCCTGATATATATAGGAAGATTACATTACATAAAGACGTTTCATATCCGCTTTTTATGAAATATGGTATTGAAAAAAAGATAGAAGGATTTTTATCTGACCGTATATCTCTACCTTCTGGTGGTTCATTAATCATAGAAGAATGTGAAACACTTACTGCTATAGATGTAAATACAGGGAGTAGTGAGAAGAAAACATTTAAAGAGACCGTATTTACCACAAATATGGAAGCAGCAGAAGAAATACCGAGACAGATAAGAGGTAGAAACCTTGCAGGACTTATAGTAGTGGATTTTATAGATATGAAAGATTCAAAAGAAAGAAGTAAGGTTTTCAAAACATTAAATGAAAATCTTGAGATAGACAAAGCAAAGACAAGCATACTATCAATATCAAAATTAGGAGTTGTGGAAATGAGTAGAGAAAAGACCGATTTTAAATTATCTGATATCCTGATGGATGTATGTGATAAATGTAATGGTAAGGGATATATTAAAAATCTTTACTATTCTGCCTTAAAATTCAAAAATGAGGTGATGGCTCAAATAATGAAAAAACCAGATAAAAAGATATCTGTAGATGTCTCTGAAAAACTTTATGATTTTATTTACAACCATAGACCTTTATATGAAATCCTGAGAAGGTACAATATTACCTGTCGTGAAAGTTCTGTGTTACGTAATTACGAATTTAAAATTAATGTATAA
- a CDS encoding 5-deoxy-glucuronate isomerase, whose translation MAKRYKVNDFQGYQKIVSPENSDLKNIHLAVIRNPSGTRFDGNTGDEENVFIITEGNIKFFLEDKLLAELSREDVFQEPPSAIYLPPHSNYYIEFIEKSEICIAGCIATGRFKPQAVYKGHIRIKRVGEEIFFRNIIEIIPEDFPAENLIVGETITDPGNWASYPPHKHDTDNPPEETALEELYFFKIRPETGFGSIRIFNNPEDYIFLIKNNEVITIPKGYHPVSVAPKHQLYYLWIMAGNTRKVLSTVHPAYKFINKNFNRG comes from the coding sequence ATGGCAAAGAGATATAAAGTAAACGATTTTCAGGGGTATCAAAAAATAGTAAGCCCTGAAAATTCTGACCTTAAAAACATACATCTTGCTGTGATAAGAAATCCATCTGGTACAAGATTTGATGGTAATACAGGTGATGAAGAAAATGTGTTTATAATAACTGAAGGGAACATAAAATTTTTTCTGGAAGATAAATTACTTGCAGAACTCTCAAGGGAAGATGTATTTCAAGAACCACCTTCTGCTATCTATCTACCACCCCATTCAAATTACTATATTGAATTTATTGAAAAAAGTGAGATATGTATAGCAGGGTGTATAGCTACAGGTAGATTTAAACCACAGGCCGTTTATAAGGGGCATATACGTATTAAAAGAGTAGGGGAGGAGATTTTCTTCCGAAACATTATAGAAATAATTCCCGAAGATTTTCCAGCAGAAAATCTCATTGTAGGTGAGACAATTACAGACCCTGGGAACTGGGCAAGTTATCCTCCACATAAGCATGATACAGATAATCCTCCAGAAGAAACAGCACTTGAAGAGTTATATTTCTTTAAGATCAGACCTGAAACCGGTTTTGGTTCAATACGGATATTTAACAACCCAGAGGATTACATATTTCTTATAAAAAATAATGAGGTTATTACAATTCCTAAGGGATACCATCCTGTGAGTGTTGCGCCAAAACATCAACTTTATTATTTATGGATTATGGCAGGAAATACGAGAAAGGTACTATCTACGGTTCATCCTGCCTATAAGTTCATCAATAAAAATTTCAATAGGGGGTAA
- a CDS encoding SDR family oxidoreductase: protein MEYLVKMFSLEGKKAVITGGGGVLGSEIARVLGMAGAYIFICDIKNYNETAEMLRKEGIRAEGYFMNVLEKNVIKDTADKILKNGKINILVNAAGGNVKEATTSDTMSFFDLPLEGLEKVIALNLYGGAILPSQIFGKAMAENSEGGSIINISSMNAFRPLTRIPGYSAAKAAVSNFTQWLAVHLAQEYNTKLRVNAIAPGFFLTQQNRYLLMDEKGTLTARGQSIISHTPMKRFGEPDDLAGIVIYLASDASKFVTGTVIPVDGGFNAFAGV, encoded by the coding sequence ATGGAATACTTAGTAAAAATGTTTTCCCTTGAGGGCAAAAAAGCAGTGATTACAGGAGGTGGAGGAGTACTTGGTTCAGAGATAGCGAGAGTACTCGGGATGGCAGGTGCTTATATATTCATATGTGACATTAAAAACTATAATGAAACAGCAGAAATGTTAAGGAAGGAAGGGATTAGGGCAGAAGGTTATTTTATGAATGTTCTGGAAAAAAATGTTATAAAAGATACTGCAGACAAAATACTGAAAAATGGAAAGATAAATATACTTGTGAATGCAGCGGGCGGTAATGTAAAAGAAGCAACTACCTCTGACACCATGTCCTTTTTTGACCTACCTCTTGAAGGACTTGAAAAAGTGATTGCCCTCAATCTCTATGGAGGGGCAATATTACCATCTCAGATATTTGGTAAAGCAATGGCAGAAAATTCTGAAGGTGGCTCCATTATTAACATTTCCTCAATGAATGCCTTCAGACCACTTACACGAATCCCTGGATATTCAGCGGCTAAAGCAGCAGTAAGTAATTTTACTCAATGGCTTGCCGTGCATCTCGCTCAGGAATATAACACAAAATTAAGGGTAAATGCTATAGCCCCAGGATTTTTTCTTACACAGCAGAATAGATATTTACTAATGGATGAAAAAGGTACTTTAACAGCACGGGGACAGTCAATCATATCCCACACACCTATGAAAAGATTTGGAGAACCGGACGATTTAGCAGGTATTGTGATATATCTTGCTTCAGATGCTTCTAAATTTGTTACAGGAACAGTAATACCTGTAGATGGGGGATTCAACGCTTTTGCTGGAGTGTAA
- the gndA gene encoding NADP-dependent phosphogluconate dehydrogenase, with amino-acid sequence MKVKADIGVIGMEVMGKNLALNMESKGYTVAVFNRTEAKTKDFAEGPAKGKNIIPTYELQNFVDALKKPRKIMLMVKEGAPVDGFIEQLIPLLDKGDLIIDGGNSFFKDTIRRNTELQGKGILFIGTGVSGGEEGALKGPAIMPGGQLEAYKLVENIFIDISAKAEDGEPCVTYIGPDGAGHFVKTTHNGIEYGDMQLIGECAWFFKKGLGMSSGEIADIMAEWNGKNDILRSYLIEITADSMKEKHKAGDGYLVDIVADITRMKGTGTWTVQSALELLVPVPTIASAVFSREMSQDKDIRLKMSKILNIPAGEKFTGNKKDVIDIAHDALYIAKISSYAQGLALLQAASKVYNFNLNLGEIAKIWRGGCIIRAQFLDEITKSYKENPELPNLLSAPRFSSFVNKNLWKLGKFIEIAHNAGTPVLGMASSYDYILQIASPVMFSAQVAALQRDYFGAHGYFKIGGENKPEIITTSDGKIREFHTEWLVKGRPEKEITK; translated from the coding sequence ATGAAAGTAAAAGCAGATATTGGTGTAATAGGAATGGAAGTTATGGGAAAAAATCTTGCCCTGAATATGGAGAGTAAGGGCTATACCGTAGCTGTATTTAACAGAACAGAGGCAAAAACAAAGGACTTTGCAGAAGGACCTGCAAAAGGGAAAAATATCATCCCTACTTATGAACTTCAGAACTTTGTAGATGCCCTTAAAAAACCGAGAAAGATTATGTTAATGGTGAAAGAAGGTGCACCTGTAGACGGTTTTATTGAGCAATTGATTCCACTGCTTGATAAGGGAGACCTTATAATAGATGGAGGAAACTCATTCTTTAAAGATACTATAAGAAGGAATACAGAACTTCAAGGGAAAGGTATCCTATTTATAGGAACAGGTGTTTCTGGTGGAGAAGAAGGTGCTCTTAAAGGTCCTGCCATCATGCCTGGAGGACAGTTAGAAGCATATAAACTTGTAGAGAATATTTTTATTGATATTTCAGCGAAAGCAGAAGATGGAGAACCCTGTGTAACCTATATAGGACCGGATGGAGCAGGGCACTTTGTTAAGACGACTCATAATGGTATTGAATATGGAGATATGCAACTGATTGGTGAATGTGCCTGGTTTTTCAAAAAAGGACTCGGTATGAGTTCTGGGGAAATAGCAGATATTATGGCTGAATGGAACGGGAAAAACGACATTCTTCGTTCATATCTCATAGAGATAACGGCTGATAGTATGAAAGAAAAACACAAAGCAGGAGATGGTTATCTTGTAGATATAGTAGCAGATATCACAAGGATGAAAGGTACAGGAACATGGACTGTTCAGAGTGCACTTGAATTACTTGTACCTGTCCCTACTATTGCTTCTGCTGTCTTCTCACGTGAAATGTCCCAGGATAAAGATATCCGTCTGAAAATGTCAAAGATATTAAATATCCCTGCAGGTGAAAAATTCACCGGTAATAAAAAAGATGTTATAGATATAGCCCATGATGCACTCTACATTGCTAAAATATCTTCTTATGCTCAGGGATTGGCATTACTACAGGCAGCATCAAAGGTATATAATTTTAATTTAAATTTAGGAGAAATAGCGAAGATATGGAGAGGAGGATGTATTATAAGAGCACAGTTCCTTGATGAGATTACAAAATCATATAAAGAAAACCCTGAACTGCCCAATCTCCTTTCTGCTCCAAGATTTTCCTCCTTTGTTAATAAAAATCTATGGAAATTAGGGAAATTTATAGAGATTGCTCACAATGCAGGAACTCCTGTTCTCGGTATGGCATCCTCATATGACTATATCCTTCAAATTGCATCACCTGTAATGTTCTCAGCACAGGTAGCAGCACTACAACGTGATTATTTTGGTGCTCATGGTTATTTCAAGATAGGTGGAGAAAACAAACCAGAAATAATCACCACATCTGATGGTAAGATAAGAGAATTCCATACCGAATGGCTTGTGAAAGGAAGGCCAGAAAAAGAAATAACAAAATAA